One genomic segment of Terriglobia bacterium includes these proteins:
- a CDS encoding VOC family protein, which translates to MAIIFTRTIPTLRMFSVEKAKEFYLGYLGFNLDFEHTFEPNTPVYMGVSRGDLVFHLSEHYGDGTPGSCVYVLMQGVREFHAELAAKNYRYYRPHVEETPWDTLGMDLLDPFGNKLRFNEPVK; encoded by the coding sequence ATGGCCATCATCTTTACCCGGACGATTCCCACGCTGCGCATGTTCAGCGTGGAAAAAGCCAAGGAGTTTTATCTGGGCTATCTTGGCTTCAACCTGGACTTTGAACATACCTTTGAACCGAACACGCCGGTGTACATGGGGGTCTCGCGCGGAGATCTGGTGTTTCATCTGAGCGAACACTATGGCGACGGCACACCGGGATCGTGCGTGTACGTGCTCATGCAGGGCGTCCGCGAGTTCCACGCCGAACTGGCCGCCAAGAACTATAGATATTACCGTCCCCACGTGGAGGAGACACCGTGGGACACGCTGGGCATGGACCTGCTGGACCCGTTCGGTAACAAGCTCCGGTTTAATGAGCCGGTAAAGTGA
- a CDS encoding S9 family peptidase: MRKFLCCFPGVLALLLSVCAGGRAQSSAPDYDEMAAHYSYFTGGQLNIREFNVEMRDKILITDIVYSGTGEDHVPAYLVIPHGSGPFPAIIWGHWMQPGSRLSNREEFLDEAVALAHSGVMSLLIDAPMVRPGWTEESAKEDAWRWAVQYSETDRQQIIDLRRGVEVLLTRRYVDPHRIAYVGHSYSAHLGAILAAVEKRIGTFVLMAGTYSDEEDVRNAKDKDSGLFQWRERMGADKVEQYFHDYAWDDPANFLGHTDGKSIFLQFAVKDNVTREQATKYLNAYSAKDKKMEFYDSGHALNAAARLDRDRWLQQKLHFKGLDEKAIGEIRQLR; encoded by the coding sequence ATGCGAAAGTTTTTGTGCTGCTTCCCGGGCGTCCTGGCCCTGCTGCTGAGCGTATGCGCCGGCGGCCGGGCGCAGTCCAGCGCGCCGGACTATGACGAAATGGCTGCCCATTATTCCTATTTCACCGGCGGGCAACTCAACATCCGCGAGTTCAACGTGGAGATGCGCGACAAAATCCTGATCACGGACATCGTATATTCCGGCACGGGTGAAGACCACGTCCCGGCGTATCTGGTGATCCCGCACGGCAGCGGCCCCTTCCCGGCGATCATCTGGGGCCACTGGATGCAGCCGGGATCGCGCCTGAGCAATCGCGAAGAATTCCTGGATGAAGCGGTGGCCCTGGCGCACTCCGGCGTGATGTCCCTGCTGATTGACGCGCCCATGGTCCGGCCGGGATGGACGGAAGAATCAGCCAAGGAAGATGCCTGGCGCTGGGCGGTGCAGTACAGTGAGACTGACCGGCAGCAGATCATTGATCTCCGCCGCGGGGTGGAGGTGCTGCTGACCCGCCGCTATGTTGATCCGCACCGCATCGCCTACGTGGGCCACAGCTACAGCGCGCACCTGGGGGCCATCCTGGCGGCGGTGGAGAAGCGCATCGGCACGTTTGTCCTCATGGCCGGCACGTACAGCGACGAAGAAGACGTCCGCAACGCCAAGGACAAAGACAGCGGCCTTTTCCAGTGGCGCGAACGCATGGGCGCGGACAAAGTGGAACAATACTTCCACGACTACGCCTGGGATGACCCCGCCAACTTTCTCGGCCACACCGACGGCAAGAGCATCTTTCTTCAGTTCGCGGTGAAGGACAATGTCACCCGCGAGCAGGCGACGAAATACCTGAACGCCTACAGCGCCAAAGATAAGAAGATGGAGTTCTACGACTCCGGCCACGCCCTCAACGCCGCCGCCCGCCTAGACCGCGACCGCTGGCTGCAACAGAAGTTGCATTTCAAGGGGCTGGATGAGAAGGCGATTGGGGAGATCAGGCAGTTGAGGTAG
- a CDS encoding nitronate monooxygenase produces the protein MSNDPIIIQGGMGAGVSDWRLARAVSRLGQLGVVSGTALDQIMARRLQDGDPGGNIRYALDHFPFRAMAERIWQTYYVAGGKPELASYRTLAMHSKDSSRELRELCIVANFVEVFLARVGHSNPVGINYLEKVQMPHLPSLYGAMLAGVEYVLMGAGIPLKIPGVLDQLARHQPANYELYVTGAQADDDTTMTFVPRDFMERELPPLVRPRFLAIIASNTLATTMVKKANGRVDGFVIEGPTAGGHNAPPRGKLQLNDAGEPVYGERDSVDLDKIRELGLPFWLAGEYGSPQKVRAALDAGAAGVQVGTAFAFCDESGLRSDYKQALLKKAIRGEAKVFTDPLASPTGFPFKIAQLESTLSDAEVYSARPRICDLGFLREAFRAADGKIDYRCPGEPVTLYLSKGGKPDNTAGRKCLCNALVANIGHAQIRNGRYVEQGLITSGDDLKHIARFLPAGKSSYHAEDVIGKLLENVPQILADERLMSTQQLQLAISPAQADPNSRDSNVSLAVLL, from the coding sequence ATGAGCAATGATCCAATCATCATTCAAGGCGGCATGGGCGCCGGAGTTTCTGACTGGCGGCTGGCGCGCGCGGTTTCGCGGCTTGGCCAGCTGGGCGTTGTTTCCGGGACCGCGCTGGACCAGATCATGGCGCGGCGTCTGCAAGATGGCGACCCCGGCGGGAACATTCGCTACGCGCTCGACCATTTTCCTTTTCGTGCCATGGCGGAGCGCATTTGGCAAACGTATTACGTTGCCGGCGGCAAACCTGAGCTCGCGTCGTACAGAACTTTGGCCATGCACTCCAAGGACAGTTCTCGCGAACTGCGGGAGTTGTGCATCGTCGCCAACTTTGTGGAAGTGTTTCTGGCGCGCGTGGGGCACTCGAATCCCGTGGGCATCAACTATCTGGAGAAAGTCCAGATGCCGCACTTGCCTTCGCTCTATGGCGCCATGCTCGCCGGAGTGGAATACGTGCTGATGGGCGCGGGCATACCGCTCAAGATTCCCGGCGTGCTTGACCAGCTTGCCCGCCACCAGCCTGCCAACTACGAGCTTTACGTGACCGGTGCGCAGGCCGACGACGATACCACCATGACGTTTGTGCCTCGCGACTTCATGGAACGCGAATTGCCTCCGCTGGTGCGTCCCAGGTTTCTGGCGATCATCGCTTCCAACACGCTGGCCACCACCATGGTCAAGAAAGCCAACGGCCGCGTGGATGGATTTGTGATTGAAGGTCCCACCGCGGGCGGGCACAACGCGCCACCGCGCGGCAAGCTGCAGCTGAATGATGCTGGCGAGCCGGTGTACGGAGAACGCGACTCCGTTGACTTGGACAAAATCCGCGAGCTGGGCCTGCCTTTCTGGCTGGCCGGAGAATATGGATCGCCGCAGAAAGTGCGCGCAGCACTGGACGCCGGCGCGGCAGGCGTGCAAGTGGGTACGGCGTTTGCATTCTGCGACGAATCAGGACTGCGCAGCGACTACAAGCAGGCCTTGCTGAAAAAAGCCATCCGCGGAGAGGCGAAGGTATTCACCGATCCTCTGGCGTCACCCACCGGCTTTCCCTTCAAGATTGCCCAACTGGAAAGCACGCTGTCAGACGCGGAGGTTTACTCCGCCCGGCCGCGTATCTGTGACCTGGGATTTCTGCGTGAAGCTTTCCGCGCCGCCGACGGCAAGATTGATTACCGCTGTCCGGGTGAGCCGGTCACGCTGTACCTGTCCAAGGGCGGCAAACCGGATAACACGGCAGGGAGAAAATGCCTGTGCAACGCTCTGGTGGCCAACATCGGACACGCGCAGATCCGAAACGGCAGGTACGTGGAGCAGGGCCTGATTACGTCTGGCGATGACTTGAAGCATATTGCGCGGTTCCTGCCCGCTGGAAAATCTTCATACCACGCGGAAGACGTTATCGGGAAGCTCCTGGAAAACGTGCCGCAGATTCTCGCAGATGAACGCTTGATGAGCACTCAGCAGTTGCAATTAGCAATTAGCCCAGCTCAAGCTGACCCTAACAGCCGCGATTCGAATGTTTCTCTCGCGGTTTTGCTTTAG
- a CDS encoding endonuclease MutS2, whose amino-acid sequence MVPSPLQHSSARVLEFDQFRDLLAAYVSSPLGKARVAELVPSADRAWIAQQQQLAAETRKFLSAGGRLEFSGLFDGRQLLAKSKISGAVLELEEIRDILLLADKAAEWREMALHPPDAVLKDNGWQSMSALALQIADFTDLLRYFRNKILPDGTLDDRASPELNRIRREVEKQKRMIQESLRGYLRRLAEGGAVQDELVTIRGERFVIPVKTEQRKRVSGVVHGASSSGQTVFIEPLETIEQNNDLVRLLEEEMAEIRRILQEMTSKIGEQAAAIAVAVDVMAEVELQFGKARFGLDYDCVRPELTEDFLELRDARHPLLERNFRGVASPHPAGAGAAGGLKQSRKVVPLTLEMDSAHRQLIISGPNTGGKTVALKTVGLLALMAQAGVPVPATTARLPVFDAALADIGDYQSIEQNLSTFSAHVTNIDFISRTATTHSLVLLDELGSATDPEEGAALAVAIAEHFRGIGAVTVISTHHTSLKVYAANTTGVLNAAVGFDEKTLQPTYELQVGVPGASAGINIAGRLGLNPQIIEAARLKLGTQTQDVSKFLDKLHSELRDLERERRVAQERDAALQKELKRLEAEGAKEQRQKTREFESKMESLLRDFEYQTREAVNAVQDRAAQQKLTKQAEQRMAKLRREFKEQFDAGVVAHKTGADRGDVNARPHEVKHVSEGDTVKLKSLGRTALVKRKVDDNTFEVEMGAMKMKVPRSDIAEVFTSSSASLPRGATPVAAARSRGISVHLNREDDNAPTEINVIGQTVDQATQEVEKFVDRAFLAGLARVRIVHGSGMGILRKALRQYLQKHPHVATVAEPPQNEGGAGATVVELRE is encoded by the coding sequence ATGGTGCCCTCGCCTCTCCAGCATTCTTCCGCGCGCGTTCTGGAATTTGACCAGTTTCGCGACCTGCTTGCGGCCTACGTCTCCTCGCCGCTGGGCAAGGCACGCGTAGCGGAACTTGTTCCCTCGGCCGACCGCGCATGGATCGCCCAGCAGCAGCAGCTTGCCGCCGAAACGCGAAAGTTTCTTTCCGCCGGCGGACGGCTGGAATTCTCCGGGCTGTTCGACGGCCGGCAGCTTCTGGCCAAGTCGAAGATCAGCGGCGCAGTGCTGGAGCTGGAGGAAATTCGCGACATCCTCCTTCTCGCCGACAAAGCCGCCGAGTGGCGTGAAATGGCGCTGCATCCTCCTGACGCCGTCCTCAAAGACAATGGCTGGCAAAGCATGTCAGCTTTGGCGTTGCAAATCGCCGACTTCACCGACCTGCTGCGCTACTTCCGCAACAAGATCCTGCCCGACGGCACGCTCGACGACCGCGCGTCGCCGGAGCTGAACCGCATCCGCCGCGAAGTCGAGAAGCAGAAGCGCATGATCCAGGAGTCGCTGCGCGGCTACCTGCGCCGGCTGGCCGAAGGCGGCGCGGTGCAGGACGAACTGGTCACCATCCGCGGCGAGCGCTTTGTCATCCCGGTAAAAACCGAGCAGCGCAAGCGCGTGAGCGGCGTGGTGCACGGCGCGTCGTCGAGCGGGCAGACGGTGTTCATCGAACCGCTGGAGACTATCGAGCAGAACAACGACCTCGTCCGCCTGCTGGAAGAGGAGATGGCGGAAATCCGCCGCATCCTGCAGGAGATGACTTCGAAGATCGGCGAGCAGGCCGCCGCCATCGCCGTGGCCGTTGATGTGATGGCCGAAGTGGAACTCCAATTCGGCAAAGCGCGCTTCGGACTCGACTACGACTGCGTTCGTCCGGAGCTGACGGAAGATTTTCTGGAACTGCGCGACGCAAGGCATCCTTTATTAGAGAGAAACTTTCGTGGCGTGGCTTCGCCGCACCCGGCGGGTGCGGGGGCGGCAGGCGGCTTGAAGCAAAGCCGCAAGGTCGTTCCCCTCACGCTGGAAATGGACTCCGCGCACCGGCAACTGATCATCAGCGGCCCCAACACCGGCGGCAAAACCGTGGCCCTGAAGACCGTTGGCCTGCTGGCGCTGATGGCCCAGGCCGGTGTGCCCGTCCCGGCGACCACCGCGCGCCTTCCGGTGTTTGACGCCGCGCTGGCCGACATTGGCGATTACCAGTCCATTGAGCAGAACCTGTCAACCTTTTCCGCGCACGTAACCAACATTGATTTCATTTCGCGCACCGCCACCACGCATTCGCTGGTGCTGCTGGATGAGCTGGGCTCGGCCACTGACCCGGAAGAAGGCGCGGCGCTGGCCGTGGCTATTGCCGAACATTTCCGCGGGATCGGCGCGGTCACCGTGATCTCCACCCACCATACGTCGCTCAAGGTGTACGCGGCGAATACCACGGGCGTGCTGAATGCCGCCGTCGGCTTCGACGAGAAGACGCTGCAGCCCACGTATGAGCTGCAAGTCGGCGTGCCGGGCGCGTCCGCCGGCATCAACATTGCCGGACGCCTCGGCCTGAACCCGCAGATCATTGAAGCCGCGCGCTTGAAGCTGGGTACGCAAACGCAAGACGTCAGCAAGTTCCTGGACAAGCTGCATTCCGAGCTGCGCGATCTGGAGCGTGAACGCCGCGTTGCCCAGGAGCGCGACGCGGCGCTGCAAAAAGAACTCAAGCGTTTGGAGGCCGAAGGCGCCAAAGAGCAGCGGCAGAAGACGCGCGAATTTGAAAGCAAGATGGAATCGCTCCTGCGCGACTTTGAATACCAGACGCGCGAAGCCGTCAACGCCGTGCAGGACCGCGCCGCGCAGCAGAAGCTGACCAAGCAGGCGGAGCAGCGCATGGCCAAGCTGCGCCGCGAATTCAAGGAGCAGTTTGACGCCGGCGTGGTCGCCCACAAGACCGGCGCCGACCGCGGCGACGTCAACGCGCGTCCGCATGAGGTGAAGCACGTCTCCGAAGGCGACACCGTCAAGCTGAAGTCGCTCGGCCGCACGGCCCTGGTCAAACGCAAAGTCGACGACAACACGTTTGAAGTCGAGATGGGCGCCATGAAGATGAAGGTCCCGCGCAGTGACATCGCGGAAGTGTTCACGTCTTCGTCCGCGTCGCTTCCCCGCGGCGCAACTCCGGTGGCCGCCGCCCGCTCGCGGGGCATCTCCGTGCATCTCAATCGCGAAGACGACAACGCCCCTACGGAGATCAACGTGATCGGCCAGACCGTGGACCAGGCCACGCAGGAAGTGGAGAAGTTTGTGGACCGGGCGTTTCTCGCCGGCTTGGCGCGAGTAAGGATCGTCCACGGCAGCGGCATGGGAATTCTGCGCAAGGCCTTGCGGCAGTATCTGCAAAAGCATCCCCACGTGGCGACCGTGGCTGAGCCTCCGCAGAACGAAGGCGGTGCGGGCGCGACGGTGGTGGAGCTGAGGGAGTAA
- a CDS encoding tetratricopeptide repeat protein, with protein sequence MRFARLTPLSLLFLVATSWSQSADEWVKKGNAQFAKADYDQAIQSYTEAVRLKPEDAETFNLRAMAHVTKGDLDRAIQDWNEAVRLNPKLASAFNNLGAAYHQKEDYDRAIQSYAAAIRLEPKLAETFNNRGRAYALKGDNDRAIQDLAEAIRLKPDYADALTYRGLLEYSAKGNYDQAMRDFNDAIRVNPNDAGAHSYRAILYNDKGDYDHAIADADHSVRLDPNFAKAYAARGTAYYGKGNLGQAIQDSTKAIQLDPKLFEAFNTRGRAYQARGEYDRALADFRDALRLKPDLTEAVNNVGVIYLNKGDIGGAIEQFTEAIRMRPNYARAFNNRGIAYANKGDYDRALQDYSEALRLQPEYANALYNRALVYRAKGDQVRAMQDLKAVLQLNPNHAQAATAIKDLEEK encoded by the coding sequence GTGCGATTTGCTAGATTGACGCCGCTTTCCTTGTTGTTTCTGGTTGCGACCTCCTGGTCTCAGTCCGCGGATGAATGGGTCAAGAAGGGCAATGCCCAGTTTGCCAAAGCGGATTATGATCAAGCTATTCAGTCTTACACTGAGGCGGTCCGTCTGAAGCCGGAAGATGCTGAAACATTCAACCTCCGCGCAATGGCCCATGTAACAAAAGGGGACCTTGACCGGGCGATCCAGGATTGGAATGAGGCTGTCCGGCTAAATCCAAAATTAGCCTCTGCATTTAACAACCTGGGCGCCGCCTATCACCAAAAAGAGGACTATGACCGCGCCATCCAGAGCTATGCGGCGGCCATTCGGCTGGAGCCAAAGCTGGCGGAGACCTTCAATAACCGGGGACGCGCCTATGCTCTCAAAGGCGACAATGATCGTGCCATCCAAGATCTTGCTGAGGCCATTCGCCTCAAGCCAGACTATGCCGATGCGCTCACGTATCGAGGCCTGCTCGAATATTCGGCCAAAGGCAACTACGACCAGGCGATGCGGGACTTCAATGACGCTATTCGCGTGAATCCCAACGACGCTGGAGCTCATAGCTACCGCGCCATCCTGTATAACGACAAGGGCGACTATGATCACGCCATCGCCGACGCCGACCATAGTGTTCGCCTGGATCCTAATTTTGCCAAAGCATATGCCGCCCGCGGAACGGCATACTATGGAAAAGGCAACCTAGGTCAAGCCATTCAGGATTCAACCAAGGCCATCCAACTGGATCCGAAATTGTTTGAAGCGTTCAATACCAGAGGCCGCGCCTACCAAGCAAGGGGCGAGTATGACCGTGCCCTTGCAGATTTCCGTGACGCCCTTCGCTTGAAGCCGGACCTTACTGAGGCAGTGAACAATGTGGGAGTCATTTATCTCAACAAAGGGGACATTGGTGGAGCGATCGAGCAGTTTACGGAAGCGATCCGCATGCGGCCAAACTATGCAAGGGCCTTCAACAACCGCGGGATTGCCTATGCCAACAAAGGCGATTATGATCGCGCCCTCCAGGATTACAGCGAAGCCCTTCGTCTGCAACCTGAGTATGCCAATGCGCTCTATAACCGGGCCCTAGTTTATCGCGCGAAAGGCGACCAAGTCCGAGCCATGCAGGACTTAAAAGCAGTCCTTCAGTTGAACCCAAATCATGCTCAAGCGGCAACCGCTATAAAGGACTTGGAGGAGAAGTGA
- a CDS encoding LemA family protein, with translation MSVGLIAIVAVAVLLLFVLLRTYNRLVSMRNNARSAWSDIDVQFTRRHDLVPNLVESVKGYMGHERQALEAVTQARSAAMQAGADIATRAVAEMALGGAIGNLFAVVERSPQLKASQNFLLLQEQLTSTENRIAFARQHYNETVRQLNTAIAEFPRNLVAGAFGFNPQSLFAAEAGDRANVQVKV, from the coding sequence ATCTCGGTTGGTTTGATTGCGATTGTTGCTGTGGCTGTTCTTCTGTTGTTCGTCCTGCTGCGGACCTACAACCGTCTGGTCTCCATGCGCAACAACGCGCGCAGTGCCTGGAGCGATATTGACGTCCAGTTCACCCGCCGCCATGACCTGGTGCCTAACCTGGTGGAGTCAGTGAAAGGCTACATGGGTCATGAGCGGCAGGCGCTGGAAGCGGTGACCCAGGCGCGCAGCGCCGCCATGCAAGCTGGCGCTGACATCGCTACGCGCGCGGTGGCGGAGATGGCGCTCGGCGGCGCCATCGGCAACCTGTTCGCCGTCGTCGAGCGATCCCCGCAGCTGAAAGCCTCACAGAATTTCCTCTTGCTGCAGGAGCAGCTGACGTCCACCGAGAACCGCATCGCCTTCGCCCGCCAGCATTACAACGAGACCGTGCGGCAGTTGAACACGGCGATCGCGGAATTTCCCCGCAACTTGGTGGCGGGCGCATTCGGGTTTAATCCGCAGAGTCTGTTCGCCGCGGAGGCGGGTGACCGGGCCAATGTGCAGGTGAAGGTGTAG
- a CDS encoding M48 family metalloprotease, whose product MSAPVVQSFAPRDPEAFFKAQKRNRRATWRMSALCVFAAFVMGIPLTLVLTPLLYAVTLLAAEIINRFSPLPPEFWQTLNGLAQLFVRVADYLINQRGSVDPQEIAIGLALTLLPGMVLAFVLWMGMQMLFRHGGVGGTLASLGAREPNQNDLKELQLADVVQEMAIAAGLPAPKVMLIDSAGANAAAIGTSAQDARIVISRRLLDDLDRDQLQAVLAAQVASIGNGDLRIAFTVTSVFETCGMIVTLINAPFGSQSRSVLWRIIGYAFSRRSGTDRAADAAEVAAMLSDTLDVDSTDINRFFSKENPGIIRKFFRLLFFPMQFTNVAVEITLWFFLNVCLGPCMALLWRTRRYLGDAGAVELTRNPDALARALQRLSEDNNVMEGGEWASHLFAVNPSGDSSLRGLQPSQEKMAKAIAAWKATGSAAGSAAVTGENAAVASPAAFPGEWPSVRQEMLSVGMAAATGNAQAAVRMAAFAQIMGGDPGMGLPNMPNPNDILLAQQGDRAAIARIRALRDVREQRGPRHGKSGLQTHSFLSFHPPLSKRAKRLQKMGATMVAPVRGYGWGLRIFLFIMYLVLAPLMAAAGAMMLVAIALMIMLNLLFLTLWLTVIHWAFAQDWVAIAQGFAKFVGDLITAINKARR is encoded by the coding sequence ATGAGTGCCCCAGTCGTCCAATCATTTGCTCCCCGCGATCCGGAAGCGTTTTTCAAGGCGCAGAAGCGCAATCGCCGCGCCACATGGCGCATGTCCGCGTTGTGCGTGTTTGCTGCGTTCGTCATGGGTATTCCCCTCACCCTGGTGCTTACCCCGCTGCTCTATGCGGTGACGCTGCTGGCGGCGGAGATCATCAACCGCTTTTCGCCCTTGCCGCCGGAGTTCTGGCAGACGTTGAACGGGCTGGCCCAGCTCTTCGTTCGCGTTGCCGACTACCTCATCAACCAGCGCGGCTCGGTGGACCCGCAGGAAATCGCCATTGGCCTGGCGCTTACCCTGCTGCCGGGAATGGTGTTGGCGTTTGTTTTGTGGATGGGAATGCAGATGCTCTTCCGCCACGGCGGCGTAGGCGGCACGCTGGCCAGCCTGGGCGCGCGCGAACCCAATCAGAACGATTTGAAAGAGCTGCAACTGGCTGACGTGGTGCAGGAGATGGCCATTGCCGCCGGTCTGCCCGCGCCCAAGGTCATGCTGATTGATTCCGCCGGGGCCAACGCGGCGGCCATCGGCACTTCAGCCCAGGACGCGCGCATCGTCATCTCGCGCCGCCTGCTCGACGACCTGGACCGCGACCAGTTGCAGGCTGTGCTGGCCGCGCAGGTGGCGTCCATCGGCAACGGCGACTTGCGTATCGCCTTTACGGTGACCAGCGTATTTGAAACCTGCGGGATGATCGTTACGCTGATCAACGCGCCTTTTGGCAGCCAGTCGCGCAGCGTGTTGTGGCGGATCATCGGCTACGCCTTCAGCCGCCGCTCCGGTACGGACCGCGCCGCCGACGCCGCCGAAGTCGCCGCCATGCTCTCTGACACGCTCGACGTGGACTCCACCGACATCAACCGCTTCTTCAGCAAAGAGAATCCTGGGATTATCCGCAAATTCTTCCGCCTGCTCTTTTTCCCCATGCAGTTCACCAACGTGGCGGTGGAGATCACGCTGTGGTTCTTCCTGAACGTCTGCCTTGGCCCGTGCATGGCTTTGCTGTGGCGGACGCGCCGCTACCTGGGCGACGCCGGCGCGGTGGAGCTTACCCGCAACCCGGACGCGCTGGCCCGCGCGCTGCAGCGCCTGAGTGAAGACAACAACGTGATGGAGGGCGGCGAGTGGGCGTCGCATCTTTTTGCCGTGAATCCTTCCGGCGATTCCAGCCTGCGCGGTCTGCAGCCTTCGCAGGAAAAAATGGCCAAGGCCATTGCGGCATGGAAAGCTACTGGTTCAGCAGCGGGCAGCGCTGCTGTCACGGGAGAGAACGCTGCTGTGGCGTCGCCTGCGGCGTTCCCCGGCGAGTGGCCCTCGGTGCGCCAGGAAATGTTGTCCGTGGGCATGGCCGCAGCCACCGGCAACGCGCAAGCCGCGGTCCGCATGGCAGCGTTTGCGCAGATCATGGGCGGCGATCCGGGCATGGGGCTACCCAACATGCCCAACCCCAATGACATTCTTCTGGCGCAACAAGGCGACCGCGCGGCCATCGCCCGCATCCGCGCACTGCGCGACGTCCGCGAACAGAGAGGCCCGCGTCACGGCAAGTCCGGTTTGCAGACGCACAGTTTTCTCTCGTTTCATCCCCCGCTCAGCAAGCGCGCCAAGCGGCTGCAAAAGATGGGCGCAACCATGGTCGCTCCCGTGCGCGGCTACGGCTGGGGACTGAGGATCTTTCTCTTCATCATGTATCTGGTCCTGGCCCCACTGATGGCCGCCGCCGGCGCCATGATGCTGGTAGCCATCGCCCTGATGATCATGTTGAACCTGTTGTTCCTGACCTTGTGGCTGACGGTGATCCATTGGGCCTTTGCCCAGGATTGGGTGGCGATCGCGCAAGGGTTCGCGAAGTTTGTGGGCGACTTGATCACCGCGATCAATAAAGCGAGAAGGTGA
- a CDS encoding PIN domain-containing protein, whose translation MIYLLDVNALVALGFQQHEFHERVALWLRAKQSLHLATCSITELGFVRVLAQTPAYGLTLAQARTLLLRLKESAALRFTFIPDGHDVSHLPAWVKTARQITDGHLAQLARANSAVLATLDRKIAGAFLIPES comes from the coding sequence ATGATTTATTTGCTCGACGTGAACGCTCTTGTCGCGCTGGGCTTCCAGCAACACGAGTTCCACGAGCGGGTTGCTTTGTGGCTGCGAGCTAAACAATCTCTGCATCTGGCAACGTGTTCAATCACGGAACTCGGATTCGTGAGGGTCCTGGCCCAAACACCGGCTTACGGTCTCACGTTGGCCCAGGCCCGCACTTTGCTGCTTCGGCTGAAGGAATCCGCCGCCCTTCGTTTCACGTTCATTCCTGACGGCCATGACGTGTCACATCTCCCTGCCTGGGTCAAGACCGCGCGGCAGATCACAGACGGCCACCTGGCGCAACTGGCAAGAGCCAACAGCGCCGTTTTGGCTACGCTGGATAGAAAAATCGCAGGCGCGTTTCTGATCCCCGAGAGCTGA
- a CDS encoding IS1595 family transposase produces MTGYVKEPKTLQEAITYFSDLDNCLAYLAKKRWPDGVVICPTCGGKQVHYLSTRRLWQCVNEHKRRQFSIKVGTIMEDSAIGLDKWLAAMWMICNDKNGISSYELHRCLGVTQKSAWFMAHRIRLSLHKEPLGKLSGHVEADETFIGGKARFMHKDKRERINRRGFGGKTVVVGILERGGEVRTEVTPDRERNTLQALVRQHVQPGSYLSTDDCKSYWGLHADYIHQIVDHAETYVSGQVHTNGMENFWSLFKRGIKGTYVSVEPFHLYRYLDEQMFRFNNRATKKQFIGDGDRFRMAVSQICDKRLTYDQLTGRRAEQP; encoded by the coding sequence ATGACAGGCTATGTGAAAGAACCGAAAACGCTCCAAGAAGCGATCACCTATTTCAGCGATCTGGACAACTGCCTTGCGTATCTGGCGAAGAAACGCTGGCCCGATGGCGTGGTGATCTGCCCCACTTGCGGCGGTAAGCAAGTCCACTATCTCTCGACGCGCCGTCTTTGGCAGTGTGTCAACGAACACAAACGGCGGCAATTCAGCATCAAGGTCGGAACAATCATGGAGGACAGCGCAATCGGCCTCGACAAATGGCTGGCGGCAATGTGGATGATCTGCAATGACAAGAACGGGATTAGCTCTTACGAACTTCACCGTTGCTTGGGAGTCACGCAAAAATCCGCTTGGTTCATGGCCCACAGAATCCGGCTTTCGTTGCACAAAGAACCCTTGGGAAAACTCTCCGGGCACGTCGAGGCAGATGAAACCTTCATCGGCGGTAAGGCCCGGTTCATGCACAAGGACAAGAGGGAAAGAATTAACAGGCGCGGGTTCGGCGGCAAGACCGTTGTAGTCGGAATCCTTGAGCGTGGCGGCGAAGTGCGAACGGAAGTTACGCCTGACCGCGAACGCAACACGCTGCAAGCTCTTGTCAGGCAGCACGTCCAACCCGGCTCTTATCTGTCCACGGATGATTGCAAGAGCTATTGGGGACTCCATGCCGACTACATCCACCAGATCGTTGACCACGCTGAAACCTACGTGAGCGGACAGGTGCACACGAATGGCATGGAGAACTTTTGGAGTCTCTTTAAGCGCGGGATTAAGGGGACTTACGTTAGCGTCGAACCTTTTCATCTTTACAGATACCTTGACGAACAGATGTTCCGTTTCAATAATCGTGCGACCAAAAAGCAGTTCATTGGCGACGGTGACCGTTTCCGCATGGCAGTCTCGCAGATTTGCGACAAACGCCTAACCTACGATCAGTTGACGGGTCGCAGAGCGGAGCAACCCTGA
- a CDS encoding AbrB/MazE/SpoVT family DNA-binding domain-containing protein: MTTKVSTKGQVVLPGALRRKLGILAGDPLRARIEAGRIVLTPLRKRPHRTKIVTDPITGLPVLSAGARAPVLSSKEVREILADFP; the protein is encoded by the coding sequence ATGACTACCAAGGTTTCCACCAAAGGGCAGGTAGTGCTGCCGGGCGCGCTGCGCAGAAAGCTCGGCATCCTTGCGGGTGATCCGCTTCGGGCAAGGATCGAAGCTGGCCGCATCGTCCTGACACCGTTGAGGAAGCGGCCGCATAGAACCAAGATAGTGACCGACCCCATTACAGGCCTTCCCGTCTTAAGTGCAGGCGCCCGCGCTCCAGTGTTGAGCAGCAAGGAAGTACGCGAAATACTGGCGGATTTTCCATGA